Proteins encoded together in one Dermacentor variabilis isolate Ectoservices chromosome 2, ASM5094787v1, whole genome shotgun sequence window:
- the RpL37A gene encoding ribosomal protein L37A → MAKRTKKVGIVGKYGTRYGASLRKMAKKIEITQHAKYTCTFCGKDTMKRTCVGIWKCRSCRKTVAGGAYVFSTTAAATVRSSVRRLRETRQQ, encoded by the exons ATG GCAAAGAGGACCAAGAAGGTCGGAATCGTCGGCAAGTATGGAACCAGATACGGTGCCTCTCTTCGTAAAATGGCGAAGAAGATTGAAATAACCCAGCATGCTAAATATACCTGCACATTCTGTGGCAAG GATACAATGAAACGCACCTGTGTGGGGATTTGGAAGTGTCGGTCCTGCCGCAAGACTGTTGCCGGTGGCGCCTACGTTTTCAG CACCACAGCTGCTGCTACCGTGAGGAGCTCTGTGCGTCGTCTCCGGGAGACAAGGCAGCAGTAA